In the genome of Planococcus donghaensis, the window TAAGGTTCCTGCTGGCACACATAATGCCATAGCTTGTAACCATGCTTCACCATCTGTATAAGTAGCATAGAAAGGTGTACCACTAAAGATAATCATTGCACATGCTGGGGTTACTAAAACACTGAGGCCGAACAAATAACCTAATTTTTTTAAACCATGAAACTTATGCATTCCTTCAACATTATTAACTACTGGCCACCAATAAAAGAAAGCCGACAGGAACAACACAATATTAACTGCCCCATGGAGCAACATATCTTTTTTAACAAAATCAAAAACCATTGGAATGTGATAAAACGAGAAAACCATGCCAAACAATATTAAAGCTAACATTGGGTTGGCAAAGAAATTGAATAATGGTTTAATGATTGGGAGAACGATAAAGGTTTTCCACACGTAAGTTGGAATGCCCATAATTAATAACGGAACTGCTAAAAGTAACAACAGCGCCATTTGAACCATATGCATGGTAAATAAAATGTGTCCATATAAATCGACTGGTGAACCTTTTATAATGTAAAGCAAAACCATTCCTGAAACAAAAAAAGTAGCTTGTTTAGCAGTAAGCCGTTGATTGTCTTTAAACTTACTACGCCACTTTACAGTGATTAAGAAATATAAAATCGTTACCAAAACGAGGACTGCTAAGTAAACGGGACTCCACAAAGCTTGAAACCCGAAGATACTAATCGGCATGTTATGGTACCTCCTTTTCCTCAAGTACCCTCATTATATAGCTGCTAGCAAACTATATCAATGAACGAACTATGAACAATTACCTGCCGAAACATTTGATCTGCCTACGACCACTTCTAAACAATCTTGAATTTTTTTCGCTTGCCCTTAGAATCGATTGAATGCTTGTTTTACGACTATATAATATTCATGAAAAAACCCCTTACCTTTAAAGGTAAGGGGTTTAAACTAGAGCCTACCACCAAATGATTGTAACAAATGTTAAAACCGTGATGAAAGCCACGAACATACCTGAGAACATAAAGAACGCGACCATCCCGTGTCCTTTACCACTCATATGCATGAAGTAATAAAGTTGTAGAACTACTTGAATAGCTGCCAACAATAGAATGATTGGTACGATCAAGTATACTGAGAATCCAGCAGCAACCATTGTAAATGCAATTAATGTCAAGAAAATCATAATTGCGAAAGTTGCTAAATTACCTCTCATTTCTTCTGCTCTTTTTCTTTTAACGTATTCGAATTCTGCTTGCGATCTTACATGTACATGTGTATCGTGTGCCATTATCCGATCACTCCCATCAAATAGACGACAGTAAAGATGAATACCCAAACTACGTCAATAAAATGCCAGTATAAAGAAGCAAGATAGAATTTTGGTGCGTTATACATATTCAGTCCGCGTTTTGCGTTACGAAGCATTAAAGCAATAAACCAGCTAAGTCCAAACAATACGTGAGCACCGTGCGTTCCAACAAGTGTAAAGAATGCGGAACTAAATGCACTGTTCGTATAACCAAATCCAATGTGGACATAGTGATTAAACTCATAAATCTCTAGTCCTAAGAAAGTTAAGCCAAGCAAAACAGTAATGGCTAGCCAAGCTTGCATGGCTTTAAAATTATAGTTTTTCATATGATACATTGCGTAAACACTTGTCAATGAAGAAGTTAAAAGAATCATCGTCATTGCAAAAACTAAAGGTAGTTCAAAAAGTTCAGCGGCAGAAAATTCCATGCCGCTTGGTCCTTTATCTTTTAATGCCAAGTACGTTGCAAAAAGTGAAGCAAATGTTACTGTTTCTGCAGCTAGAAGCAACCAGAAACCAATAAACTTATTTTTTCCTTCCAACGTAGCCGTCTCAGGATGATCTGGCCAAGATTGAGGAGTATATTTTTGATTAATGTCCATCTGTGTTGCCTCCTTTCGCATCTTCTAGTAATTCTGCTTTTGTAATATGGAAGCCTAAGTCATCTTTCAACGAACGTACTAACATCGAAGCGAACATTAATGTCAACCCGCCAATTAATACTGCTAACGCCCAAGGCTTACCGTCCATGAAGTACAAAGCGCCAAATGATGCGATAAACATCCCTAATGAAATTACGAAAGGAATAATAGAACCATTGGGCATGTGAATATCGCCAAGAGGTTCAGCGAAAATCATACCTTTTTTGTTGCCATCCATTTTTTCGATCCAGTAAGTGTCAAGACCACGAACTAATGGAGTTTGTGCAAAGTTATAAAATGGTGGTGGAGATGGAATTGCCCATTCTAATGTACGGCCATCGCCCCATGGATCGTTGCCAATACGCTCGTTTTTAACGATCGTCATTACAACGTTTACAAGAAGAATAATGATACCCGTCGCCATTAATATGGCACCAGACGAACTGATTGCGTTGAATAGATCCCAACCTTGGTCAGCTCCGAACGTGTAAACTCGACGTGGCATACCCATTAAGCCCAAGAAATGCTGAATAAAGAACGTTAAATGGAATCCAAGGAAAAAGAACCAGAATGTCCATTTCCCTAATTTTTCGCTAAGCATCGTTCCAAACATTTTTGGCCAGTATAAATGTGTACCTGCTAAAATTGCCAATACCACACCACCGACAATAACGTAATGGAAGTGAGCTACGATAAAGTAAGAATCATGCAATTGGTAATCCAAAGGCGCGATTGCTTGCATAACCCCTGTTACCCCACCCGCTACGAATGTAGGAATGAAAGCTACAGCATAAATCATCGGTACTGAGAACGAGATGTTCCCGCCCCAAATAGTTAATAGCCAGTTAAAGATTTTAATACCTGTTGGAACAGCAATAATCATTGTTGCTAAAGCAAATACTGCGTTAGCTGTTGGCCCTAAGCCGACTGTGAACATATGGTGAGCCCAAACCATGAATCCGTAAAACCCGATTAGGATTGTAGCGAAAACAAGTGCAGTGTATCCGAAAAGACGTTTACGAGAGAAGATTGCAAAGATTTCAGAGAAAATACCGAAAGCTGGCAAAATCAAAATGTAAACTTCTGGGTGACCAAAAATCCAGAATAAATGTTCCCAAATAATCGTGTTACCGCCCATTTCAACTGCAAAGAAACTTGCACCAAACAAACGATCAAAGACCATGAAGAAAAGTCCTACAGTAAGTGGTGGGAATGCTAGTAAGATTAAAGCGGAAGCAACAAAAGTTGTCCACGTGAACAACGGCATTCTCATGTAAGTCATACCTGGCGCACGCATATTAATAATTGTTACAAGGAAGTTAATCCCTGCGATCAATGTACCGAAACCAGATATCGTTAATCCTAGTGTATAAAAATCAATACCATGACCTTCTGATGCAAGTGCTAACGAAGCATAGTTCGTCCAACCTGCATCTGGTGCACCACCCATAAACCAAGATAGGTTTAAGAAAATTCCACCAAAGAAGAATAACCAAAATCCAAGTGAGTTTAAGAATGGAAAAGCTACATCACGTGCGCCAATTTGCAATGGCATAACAGCGTTCATGAAAGCTAATAATATCGGCATTGATGCCAAGAAAATCATCGTCGTACCGTGCATTGTTATAACTTCGTTAAATGTTCCAGCACTTAGGAAATCATTCCCTGCTTTAACTAACTGGATACGGATCAACATTGCTTCAATACCACCGACTAGGAAGAAGAAACCTCCTGACATGAGATACAGAATTGCAATTTTCTTATGGTCGACCGTTGTCATGAAGTCCCATATTGTAGCGCCGAAGCCCTTTTTCTGAGCAATAGAACTCACACTGTTAACCTCCCTTTTTTAACTTTATTCTACTCTTCTACCGTTAAGCCCATTAAATAAGCTGCAAGAGCATCAAGTTCTTGATCTGATAATTTTTCGCCATTGTTTAATGTAGCTACATCAGGCATTAAGTTACCAGGTTTGTATTCTTGTGGATCTGAAATCCAATTTTTAAGATTTTCTTCATTGTGCTCTAAGTATCCAGCAACGCGGTTACGGTCACCGAATGTTGCTAAGTTTGGTCCAGCCATAAGATTACCTTGGCCTAAACCAGAAGTTGCGTGACAAGAGATACAGCTTAACCCATCTTGACCAAACAATTCTTCGCCTTGTTGAGCAAGAGCTCCTTCAACTGCAGCTGGTTCTTCTGATTGCATTGCTGTTACCCATTGATCAAACTCTTCACGATCAACTGATTTCACTTTGAAATCCATTAATGCGTGAGAAGGTCCACAAAGCTCAGCACATTTACCATAAAACACCCCATCTTCAAGTTCTGAAGACTCTTTGTCAAACTCTAAATAGAACGTATTGACGTTTTCAGGGTTTACATCCAATTTCCCACCAATAGATGGAATCCAGAATGAGTGTTTAATATCCGCTGAAATCAAGTTAAAGTATACGCGTTCGTTTGTTGGTACAACCAACTCTTGAGCAGTTACAATGCCTTGTTCAGGATATTCAAATTCCCACCAGTAAAGTTTACCAGTTACGTTTACTGTTAGATGAGAAGAATTGCCATCTTCCGCTTCGACGTCCATTGTTGAAACATCAGCCAAATCAAATGTTGAATAAACTGTTGGAACTGCAAGGATTAATAGAAGGACAATCGGAATCGCTGTCCAAATAAATTCTAATTTCGCACTTCCTTCAACTTGTTCAGGAATCATGTCTTCTCCCACTTTTGAACGGCGGAATTTAACAATAGCTAAAATAAATATAATCAATACAACAATGATTACAAACGTCATTATAACTGATGATAAAATCAACAAGTTAAATTGATCTTGAGCTACTCTACCTGCTGGTATTAATGTCGAAATCTCTTCGCGTCCACATCCTGCAAGAAATACCAATAACATGGACATCAATGCGAAAAGTCGCCATTTTTTAATTCCTTTCATCATAGCTTGTCATACCCCTCTCTCATTTAAATAGTTTCTTTTTAGAAATGGTTTTTTAGATGAAAACTGCAAAAATGATCATCGAAACAAATAGAATGGTCATATAGTTCAATGAATAGATAAACATTGTCTTCGCCCATTTCAAATCATCTGTCGCTTTAAATCCTCGAATCGCCAATACTAGCCACCCGATATTTAAAAGTGTAGCTAAGATGATAAAGCCTGTCCCAAGTTCCATTAATAGAAATGGCAGAGGGAAAAGCATTACAACCCATGCAAGCATCGATTTCTTTGTTCGGTGAAAACCTTTTATTACCGGTAGCATAGGAATATTCGCTGCACGATATTCTTCTGTTCGTTTCATAGCCAAGGCATAAAAATGCGGTGGCTGCCAAATGAACATAATCAAGAATAATGCCCAAGCACCCACTCCAAGTGTCGGTTCCACTGCAGCCCATCCGATTAGTGGTGGTACCGCACCAGAGATGCTTCCAACAATCGTATTGCTGACGTAACGTCTTTTTGACCACATGGAATATAAAACGACATAAGCTAAAACTCCGGCAATTCCTAAAATACCAGCCGATACAGAAGCGGAGAACAAAAATATTTCGCCTATAACGATGAAAGAAATAGCTAGTGCAAAGACAGCTGATGGCTTGAATCTTCCTGTTACTGTAGGACGCCCTTTCTTACTTTCCATTAAAGGATCTATATCCGTATCAATATAGTTATTCATCGCTGCAGATCCTGCAATAATCAGCGCTGAACCGAAAATGGTGTAGACAAGGATATCCAGCTCATTAAGAAAATGTCTGTCGGAAAACTGAAATGCGAGCCACAAACCTGTAAAGACTGTAATTAAATTAGAATTGACAATTCCAATCTTGATAAGTGCCAAAAAGTCTTTAAGAAATGTTGACGCTTCCGGTTCTTCGTGTGCATCTGCAGACATTGCCCGGCCATTTGACATATAAGTCCCTCCTTTCAAAGTTGTAAGCATATTCCGCTAACCATAACTATATCTAAATTCCAGTTGTTTTTCTACATATAACTGAAATTTCCTGATAAAAGAGATGATTTTCACGTAATTGGTCTCACTCTATGCATCTCCTATCATACCTTAACACTTACACTATTTTAAGATAGAAAAAAAATAGTTTTTGAACAGTTTGTGAAGCGGCAGTTATTATGTCCAAATCTTGAAAGTTTCTACTATTGTTGATTTCTCGTTGTATTATGTGGAAATATTCGCTATTATCGAGTATGCAGGTATACGAACGTTGAAAAGTTTTCTATAGAAAAAGTAGGTGGTATTTTGCAGCAAAATAGATATATAAAATGGTTTGCCGTTGCGGCTACTATCGGCATGTTGTTAATCCTTCTCGGCGGCGCACTTGTCACTAAAACCGATAGCGGTATGGGTTGTGGGCGGAATTGGCCAGATTGTAATGGCAAACTAATTCCAGACAACATTACAACTGAAGTATTAATCGAATTTTCTCACCGCCTTGTTACTGGGGTTGTTGGAATATTAATCGTAATCTTAGCTGTATGGGCTTGGAGAAAATTTGGACATGTTCGAGAAACAAAATTTCTTGCGGTTATGGCTGTTTTCTTTTTAGTTTTGCAGGCGTTAATTGGTGCAGCCCAGGTGCTTTGGGGACAAGGTGATTTTATCCTCGCACTCCATTTTGGAATTTCCTTATTATCATTTGCCTCTATCTTGTTATTAACACTTCTAATTTTTGAAGTTGACCGAAAGTTTGATGCAGACCGAGTGCAAATTGGCAAAAAACTGCGTTTCCACACAATTGGAGTCGCTTTATATTCTTACATCGTAGTTTATACGGGCGCTTTAGTTCGCCATACGAATTCTAGCCTTATTTGTTCTGATTGGCCTTTGTGCCGAAATGATACTTTTGCATTCCCAAGCAATATGTACGAATGGGTCCAAATGGGTCATCGTGCAGCAGCTGGTTTGATCGTTGTTTGGCTAGGGTACATTGCTTGGCACGCGATTAAACATTATAAAGATCAACGTGTAATTTATTGGGGTTGGACAATTGCTTTTATCATCGTTCTTCTTCAAGCAACAACGGGTATGCTTGTAGTCTTGACGAAACTAAACTTAGTTGTCGCGCTACTTCATTCATTATTGATTTCAATGCTTTTCGGCTTATTATGCTATATGGTGTTATTAGTATCGCGAAGTCGAATTAAAGATAGTTCTAAATAAAAACAAGGTTGGCGCATAATGCGCCAACCTTGTTTTTATTTTTTCTCCATTTCGATCAATAGATCGCCTGTGGAAATGCCATCACTGGCAACTACATGAATGTCTTGAATCGTTCCATCAAACGGTGCTTGAACAGTTGTTTCCATTTTCATGGCTTCAGTCACAAGTAAATGATCGCCACGTTTTACTTTGGCTCCTTTTTCTGTGAGCACTTTTAAAACAGTCCCTGGCATCGTCGCCGCTATATGACTTTCGTTTGTCGGATTAGCTTTTGGTTTTGCTGTGCTATCCGCTTCTACTGTCATATCTTGAATGCTAACTTCACGAGGTTGACCGTTTAACTCAAAGTAAATGATGCGCGTTCCGTCTTTTTGCGGTTCGCCAATAGACACCATCTTAACCATCAAAGTTTTCCCTTTTTCAATTTCCACTTCGATTTCTTCGCCTAATCTCATACCGTATAAGAATGTCAATGTATCTAGAACGGACACATTCCCAAATTGAATATTGGTCGCTGTGTATTCATCGAATACTTTCGGATATAGGGCATAAGCTAAAATTTCATGGCTTGTTAAAGGACGTTCTAATTTGTCGTATAAAGTCTTTTTAATTTCATCGAAATCTGCTGGTTCTAAAAGTTCACCTGGACGAACGGTAATTGGCTCACGTTCTTTCAAGATGACTTTCTGCAACTCTTCTGGGAATCCACCATGTGGTTGGCCAATATAGCCTTCAAAGAATTCGATAACTGATTCTGGGAAGTCAATTGTTTTCCCACGAGAAATTACCGTTTCTTCATCTAGCTCGTTTTGCACCATGAACAGTGCCATGTCTCCTACTACTTTTGAAGAAGGTGTTACTTTTACAACATCTCCGAATAGCATGTTAACGCGAGAATACATCGATTTAACTTCTTCCCAACGCAACCCTAACCCTACAGCTTTTGCTTGTTGCTGGAGATTGCTGTACTGTCCGCCTGGCATTTCATGTTCATAAATCTCTGAATGCGGGCTATTCATGCCGCTTTCAAAATCAACATAGTACTTACGAACATCTTCCCAATAATGAGACATTTTTTCGAGATTTTTCACATCTGATCGAATTTCACGGTTACCACCGCTCATCGCGTAATGAAGCGAACTTGCACTTGGTTGTGATGTAAGTCCTGCCATCGACCCAAGAGCTGTATCAACGATATCAACTCCAGCTTCAATTGCTTTCGAATACATATAAATCCCGTTACCACTTGTATCGTGTGTATGAAGATGAATTGGCAATGACACAGTATCTTTAAGTTCAGAGACTAAACGATAGGCCGCTTCTGGTTTTAACAGACCAGCCATGTCTTTAATCGCTAAAATATGGGCACCTGCTGCTTCTAATTCTTTTGCCATATCTTTATAGTATTGCACCGTGTATTTGTCTCGACTCGGATCTAAAATATCTCCTGTGTAACAAATCGCAGCTTCTGCAATTTTGCCAGATTGACGAACTTCATCAATCGCCACTTCCATACCTTTGATCCAGTTTAAACTATCGAATATGCGGAAAACATCGATTCCTGCATCTCCCGATTTACGAACAAATTCACGAATTACATTGTCTGGGTAATTTTTATAGCCTACTGCATTTGCACCACGGAACAACATCTGGAACAAGACATTCGGAATATCTTTACGAAGTTTGATCAAACGCTCCCAAGGGTCTTCTTTTAAGAATCTGTAAGATACGTCAAAAGTGGCGCCTCCCCACATTTCAAGAGAAAACAAATCGTGTTGCAAACGGGCAGTTTCTTTCGCAATTTCAAACAAATCATGCGAGCGAACACGTGTAGCAAGCAACGATTGGTGCGCATCGCGGAATGTAGTATCCGTGATCAATACATCTTTTTGTTCGTGAATCCATTTAGTTAATCCATCTGCTCCTTGTGAGTCGAAAATCTGCTTCGTCCCGTTTGGTGCCGGAGCTAGTAGATCCACTTCTGGTTTACGCGGAGCTGTATGGATTGGTTTGTTTTTCTTCTCAATGCCCGGGAAACCGTTGACCGTTACGTTACCGATATAGCTCAACAACTTAGTTCCACGATCTTGTCTCACTGGGAATATAAACAATTCTGGTGTTGTATCGATAAAGCTTGTATCAAATTCGCCTTTTATAAAGTTCTTATGTTTTACCACATTTTCTAAAAATGGAATATTTGTTTTAATGCCACGGATTCGGAATTCTTGTAAATTACGGTCCATTTTAGCTGCAGCTTCCTTGAACGTTAATGCCCAAGTCGAAACTTTTACTAATAGTGAGTCATAATAAGGTGAGATTATTGCTCCTTGGAAACCATTTCCTGCATCCAAACGTACGCCAAATCCACCGCCTGAACGATACACCATCAGCTTTCCAGCATCCGGCATAAAATCATTTAATGGGTCTTCCGTAGTTACACGGGATTGAATCGCGAAACCAAATAATGGGATTTCACTTTGTTGGGGGATTCCTACTTCTTCACTGTGAATCATATGTCCTCTAGCAATATGGATTTGTGCGTGAACAATATCGATTCCAGTAATCATTTCTGTAATGGTGTGCTCTACTTGAATACGTGGATTTACTTCAATAAAATAAAATTCATCGTTCGCTACAAGAAATTCGACTGTGCCGGCATTTATGTAGTCAATATTTTTCATTAATTTAACTGCGGCATCACAAATTTCGTTGCGCAATTCGTTACTAATTGAGTTAGAAGGAGCAATTTCTACAACCTTTTGATGACGGCGTTGAATTGAACAATCTCTTTCATACAAATGAATGACGTTACCTTCTGAATCGCCTAAAATTTGAACTTCAATGTGTTTAGGTTTTTCAACGAATTTTTCGACATACATTTCATCTGAACCAAAAGCTGCTTTTGCTTCAGATTTTGCACGTTCGTAAGAGGATGCTAATTCTTCTTGAGATCTGACAATACGCATTCCGCGGCCTCCGCCGCCAAGAGATGCTTTAATCATTAATGGAAAACCTGCTGTTTTACTGAATTCTTCAACTTCCTCTAAAGACTCAACTGGGCCGTCTGTACCTGGAATAACTGGTATACCAGCGGCAATTGCTTGAGTACGAGCTTTAACTTTGTCACCGAACATATCCAAGTGTTTTGAAGTAGGACCGATAAAGATGATATCTTCTTCTTCACAACGTCTTGCAAAATGCACGTTTTCCGATAAAAAGCCGTAGCCTGGATGAATTGCATCTACATTCGAATCTTTTGCAATACGGATAATATCTTCAATATCCAAATACGCATCGATCGGCTTTTTGCCCTTACCTACTAAATAGGATTCATCAGCCTTATAGCGGTGAAATGAACCACTATCTTCTTGAGAATAAATTGCAACTGTTTGAATTTTCAGTTCTGTACAAGCGCGGAAAATCCGAATAGCGATTTCTCCGCGGTTGGCCACCAAGATTTTGTCAATCTTCTTCACACCGCAGCACACCCTTTACTTTTTCGATTTTTCGTATTTGTTGAACATGGAAACATTCATTAATACTCCCATAGATAAAGATAACAAAATTACAGAAGTTCCGCCATAGCTGATAAAAGGAAGTGTTACTCCAGTTAATGGAATAATCCCAGTTAAGCCGCCTAAATTCACAAAAGATTGAATTCCAATCATGCTTGCAACACCTGCTGCAAGCATTCTAGCTAAAGGATCATGAGTCGTCATAGCAATCCAAAGCCCACGCAAAACAACAAACCCTAAACCACCTAAAACAAAAACCACACCCAATACCCCTAGCTCTTCAGCTATCACTGACATGATAAAGTCAGTATGCGGTTCTGGAAGGTATCCCAGCTTTTGAATCGATTGTCCAAGTCCCAATCCACTTAGTCCACCAGAGCCAATTGCTAAATAGCCATTAACGATTTGAAAACCAAATCCCAATTCATCAGAAAACGGATTAAAGAAAGCATCTAATCGACCTAGACGTTTTTCAGTAAAAATTCGATCACCAGCAAAAATCATAAAAGGAATAATGATCATGGAAGCTGCTGCTACGAATACTGCAGAAAGTCGAATAAATGGTTTTAAACGAACCCCACTTGCCGACATGACCGATAAGCCGACTGCTCCAATAATCAACATGGAGCCAAGATCGGGTTCCAGAAATACTGAAAATAATACAAGCGTTAAAATAATAACGGGAGGTATAATAGACTCGTTTAATTTATTTATAGTACCATTTTTGTATTTGTTAGCAAACACGCCAGATAAGTAAAGAATTATTCCGACCTTCGCCACTTCAGACGGTTGGATATTCGCAAACCCTAAGCTAATCCAACTTTTCGCGCCCCCAGCTGCAAAACCGATAAAATGAACCGCGATCAACCCGGTAAAGATAACGATTAAGATGGTTTTCATCATCCAGCGCTTTTTAAAATGTTTATACGGGAAAACGGCTGCCATCGCAAAAACTGGAAATGCAATTGCTAAGTTTATCAATTGTTGTATGTAGAATCGATCAGGCTCAGATCCATAATAATTGACCGACCAAGCCATACTAGAGCTGTAAATCATAATTAGTCCGAATATCGTTAAAGCTAAATAAGTAAAAAATAAAGGATAGTCAAAGTATTTTGCGTACTTCTTGATGTAAGATTTCATTTTTATACCTCTTTTAATTTAATAGAATAACAAGAAAAGCGCAGGCTGTTGTTTAGATTCCACGGGCATTAGAGGCTCTAGCAAAGCGGCATTCTTTGCCGCACAGCTAGAGTAGCTTATAACCCGAGAATCTGGCAGCAAGAGCTAGACAACAAGAAAAGCGCAGACTGTTGTAAAGGTTCATTTTAAGTAACTAGGTGAATAAAATACTTCCCTTAAATTTCAAAAAAACTCAAACAAAATTCGTTTGAGTTTTAGATCATTTATTTGTATACGCATCGTGAAGAATCGAAAGTTTCTTTTCTAGCGTATCCATTAAATTTTTTCCAGCCTCACGTTCGATTAGCCCTAGCTTAACCGCAAAATCAATTTCGCGTGATAGACCGAACATTTGGGTGTCCAGCACCTCTTCATATAAAGGACAAGATGGTAACGTTAAGTGATCCATTTGCACCTTGATTAATTGTTCGATTTTCTCTGCATCCGCTTTGAGGAGTTCTAAAGCCTTCAAATGGTATGTTTGTTCTTCTGTATGTTCCATGAGGACTCCCCCATTTTTATGAGTTTTCTTCTCTATTTTCCTGTTTAAAGTGTATCTTTTACAAAGGGAAAATGCAAGCCTCTTAGACGAAAGAGATGAATCACTTTAGGAACTTGACACGAAAAGGTATACTATTAAAAGAGTAACTATCTAAATGGAGGGTTTACCCATGGAATTTATCGTACCTTTTAAAGGTGAAGTGAAATTTAAATTGATTCTTGATCCAACTGTATGGATTTTTGACGACCGCAAATTGAATTTAGAGACATATTTTCAAGAAGAACGGATTGAAAAAGATGAGCTCGAAGAATACAAACGCGGGATGGGCGAACATTGGTCTCGAGAAATTATGGAAGGCAATGTTGTACCCCCTACTTTGAATTCAGAAAAAACATACAAGAGCAAAGAAAAAAAAGAAATGCTAACAGGCACTTTTGGCATCTTGTTTAAGCCATTCCTTTTAAATGCAGAACCTTTTGAACATGCAAAGCGGGTGGTCTTTGAGACATTGCACGGGGAGTTCGAGTTTCCGATTGAACATGCTGCACAATTAATATTTAAGTTTAGCGATCACGGAAAACCGTTAAAGGAAGATGGCCCTGTCCATGTGCTTCTTCCGGATGGATCAAATCAAGATAACCCCATTACCGATATCCAAGCCATCCGAGTCGAATAGGAGTGATAAAGCATGCGAGTAAAATGCGTAATTTGCGATAAAATTGAAGAGTTAGTCGATGATACACTCCAGGCCAAGCGCCTGCGTAACAGACCTATTCATACCCATATGTGTGATGAATGCCACAATCGTATAACAGAGCGTACAAAAGAACGCTTAGCAACTGGGGACTTCCGCTTTTACCGAAGCTCTCGTAGCATTGAGGATGACTTCTGATGAAGCTCTTAAAAGGTCTCTGGATCGGATTTTGGAGCGGATTGATTTTAGGGCTTTTGCTAAAATGGGTTCAATCAGTTACCGGAGAACAAGTATACACTCTCCTGTTAAATGTTGATTTTATTCCGATAATTGGAGATGTACAGTGGTCAGAGGTTACAGAGTTTATTTTCCATATGAGCATTTCTTTGGTTATTGGCATTGTTTTCGTGTTTTTAGCAAAACGACGAAAATATACATTCGGCCAATTGGTGATTCTTAGTTTGCTAATGTCCATTCCTTTTCCCTTCCTTTTCTTTTTGCTTGCAGACCTTGCCATCCATGCCGATGTACCAGCAGTTAATGACTGGAGTGCGTTTTTATATTGGGTCTTCGGCCATTTAACATATTCATTATTATTACCAATTTTATACAAAACATTTGAACGCAAAAACGCTGTATCTCAATGAGATACAGCGTTTTCGCGTTTTTCACGCCATAGACGGATTTTGTAAAGAATCAGTATAAGCGCTGCAATAACCAGCCCTTCAACAACCGGTAGGAAAAAGGCTAGAAATGTAAGCCCTAAACCACCAATTGCTAAAAATAGACCAATTGCTGCATTTTTTCCAAGTGATAACTTTTTAGCAAACCCTAACTTATATACAAAAGCCGAAAGCAGAAAAATTACCGC includes:
- a CDS encoding YlaH-like family protein, with protein sequence MDEQAFVYDSMYPVARILYQSMPSFEAAGYALFAVIFLLSAFVYKLGFAKKLSLGKNAAIGLFLAIGGLGLTFLAFFLPVVEGLVIAALILILYKIRLWREKRENAVSH